A single genomic interval of Streptomyces sp. BA2 harbors:
- a CDS encoding ankyrin repeat domain-containing protein translates to MARTAEDQRLLDAARAGNADEVRAALDAGARVEARDTELRTPLLLAVTGDHVEAARVLVAAGADVDAQDHRADSPWLATGVTGSVAMLHVLLPAGPDLKLRNRFGGISVIPASERGHVAYVREVLRVTDTDVDHVNDLGWTALLEAVILGDGGRAHQEIVELLLAAGATPGLADRDGVTPLAHAERHGFAEIAALLRRAAS, encoded by the coding sequence ATGGCGAGGACCGCAGAGGACCAGCGGCTGCTCGACGCCGCACGGGCCGGGAACGCCGACGAAGTGAGAGCCGCCCTCGACGCGGGAGCCCGCGTCGAGGCCCGCGACACCGAGCTGCGCACACCGCTGCTGCTCGCCGTCACCGGCGACCACGTCGAGGCCGCACGGGTCCTGGTGGCCGCGGGCGCCGACGTCGACGCCCAGGACCACCGCGCCGACAGCCCCTGGCTGGCAACCGGCGTGACCGGCAGCGTCGCCATGCTGCACGTCCTGCTTCCCGCGGGGCCCGACCTGAAGCTCCGCAACCGCTTCGGCGGGATCTCCGTGATCCCCGCGTCGGAGCGGGGCCACGTCGCGTACGTACGGGAAGTCCTGCGCGTCACCGACACCGACGTCGACCACGTCAACGACCTCGGCTGGACAGCCCTGCTGGAGGCCGTGATCCTCGGTGACGGCGGTCGCGCGCACCAGGAGATCGTGGAGCTGCTGCTCGCGGCGGGCGCGACGCCCGGTCTCGCCGACCGGGACGGCGTCACGCCCCTCGCGCACGCGGAGCGCCACGGTTTCGCCGAGATCGCCGCACTGTTGAGGAGGGCTGCCTCGTGA
- a CDS encoding GlcG/HbpS family heme-binding protein → MQKLSRRTRVLTIAATAAVLGAGTFGAVSASAESPAAAPKAAVAADAGSKNLTQSTHLNIDAATKAAQATLDAAEKENQRVSVAVVDRNGNTIVELRGDGAGPQSPESAVKKAYTAVSWNAPTSELTKRLEQAPNLKDIPGTLFLAGGAPVTAKGAPIAGIGVAGAPSGDLDEKFAKAGVAALGR, encoded by the coding sequence ATGCAGAAGCTCTCCCGCCGCACCCGTGTCCTGACCATCGCCGCCACCGCCGCCGTCCTCGGCGCCGGAACCTTCGGTGCCGTCTCCGCGAGCGCCGAGTCCCCGGCCGCCGCTCCCAAGGCCGCCGTCGCCGCCGACGCGGGCAGCAAGAACCTCACGCAGTCGACGCACCTGAACATCGACGCCGCGACCAAGGCCGCCCAGGCCACCCTCGACGCCGCCGAGAAGGAGAACCAGCGCGTCTCCGTCGCCGTCGTCGACCGCAACGGCAACACCATCGTCGAGCTGCGCGGTGACGGCGCGGGACCGCAGTCCCCCGAGTCCGCCGTGAAGAAGGCGTACACCGCCGTCTCCTGGAACGCGCCCACCTCCGAGCTGACCAAGCGCCTGGAGCAGGCCCCGAACCTGAAGGACATCCCCGGCACCCTGTTCCTCGCGGGCGGCGCGCCGGTGACCGCCAAGGGCGCGCCCATCGCGGGCATCGGTGTCGCGGGCGCCCCGAGCGGCGACCTGGACGAGAAGTTCGCGAAGGCGGGCGTCGCGGCGCTCGGCCGCTGA
- a CDS encoding sensor histidine kinase translates to MHTAFFLLLSSSLTRFLMRHPGEPRTPWIIALSVSLALLYVLGPAIGARPTAPRRLTWLILVVAVWVVLVILAPSFAWCAVPLFYTGLRTLPPRAALFLVAVLTAFVVVAQLQLAGSFDPNLLLAPPAWAAVATAVFLYMQRQAARQRTLIDDLIRTRRELAATERREGTLAERQRISMEIHDTLAQGLSSQQMLLQAADRVWDTDPAKARTHVRTAESITERGLAEARRFVHDLAPADLADGGGLDEALRTLAARTAQDAGLTVRFHAEGTPAPLPDRTQSALLRIAQGALANVTEHAAATTAALTLTHLDDQVVLDIADDGRGFTPTEQPPAPDRRGHGLPAIRARARQLGGTLTIESAPGEGTVLSVAIPLTPEETR, encoded by the coding sequence ATGCACACGGCGTTCTTCCTTCTCCTCAGCTCGTCGCTGACCCGCTTCCTGATGCGGCACCCCGGCGAACCGCGCACACCGTGGATCATCGCGCTCTCGGTCTCCCTCGCGCTCCTCTACGTGCTCGGCCCCGCCATCGGCGCCCGCCCCACCGCGCCGCGCCGCCTCACCTGGCTGATCCTCGTCGTGGCCGTCTGGGTCGTGCTCGTCATACTCGCGCCGAGCTTCGCGTGGTGCGCGGTGCCGCTCTTCTACACCGGCCTGCGTACGCTGCCGCCGCGCGCCGCCCTGTTCCTGGTGGCCGTCCTGACGGCCTTCGTGGTCGTCGCGCAGTTGCAGCTCGCGGGCAGCTTCGACCCGAACCTGCTGCTCGCGCCGCCCGCCTGGGCGGCGGTCGCGACCGCCGTCTTCCTCTACATGCAGCGCCAGGCGGCCCGCCAGCGCACACTCATCGACGACCTCATCCGCACCCGCCGCGAACTGGCCGCCACCGAGCGGCGCGAGGGCACACTCGCCGAGCGCCAGCGCATCTCCATGGAGATCCACGACACCCTCGCCCAGGGCCTGTCCAGCCAGCAGATGCTGCTCCAGGCCGCCGACCGCGTCTGGGACACGGACCCGGCCAAGGCCCGCACCCATGTCCGTACCGCCGAGTCGATCACCGAACGCGGCCTGGCCGAGGCCCGCCGCTTCGTGCACGACCTCGCGCCCGCCGACCTCGCCGACGGCGGCGGCCTCGACGAGGCGCTGCGGACGCTGGCCGCGCGCACCGCGCAGGACGCGGGCCTCACGGTCCGCTTCCACGCCGAGGGCACGCCCGCCCCGCTCCCCGACCGGACGCAGTCCGCGCTCCTGCGCATCGCCCAGGGCGCCCTGGCCAACGTGACGGAGCACGCCGCCGCGACGACGGCGGCGCTGACCCTCACACACCTGGACGACCAGGTGGTACTCGACATCGCGGACGACGGCCGCGGCTTCACGCCCACCGAGCAGCCGCCCGCCCCCGACCGGCGGGGCCACGGGCTGCCCGCGATCCGTGCCCGCGCACGGCAGCTCGGCGGCACACTGACGATCGAGTCGGCACCGGGCGAGGGCACGGTGCTCTCGGTGGCGATCCCCTTGACGCCGGAGGAGACCCGATGA
- a CDS encoding response regulator, whose translation MTTPAPTPPVRLLVCDDHIVVRAGLLALLGSAPDIEVVGEAGTGEEAIALAAKLTPDVVLMDLQLGEGMDGVEATRRITSSGSPAPPHVLVLTTYDTDADITRAIEAGATGYLLKAERPEELFAAIHAAAQGRTTLSPPVASRVMARMRKPLPTLTDRELDILAQLSQGLGNRDIARALFISEATVKTHLGRIYDKLGVDTRAGAVAVAKEQRLLP comes from the coding sequence ATGACGACCCCTGCGCCTACGCCCCCGGTCCGCCTCCTGGTCTGCGACGACCACATCGTCGTACGGGCCGGACTGCTCGCCCTGCTGGGCAGCGCGCCGGACATCGAGGTGGTCGGCGAGGCGGGCACGGGCGAGGAGGCGATCGCGCTCGCCGCGAAGCTGACGCCGGACGTGGTCCTGATGGACCTGCAGCTGGGCGAGGGGATGGACGGCGTAGAAGCAACGCGCCGCATCACGTCGTCCGGCAGTCCCGCGCCGCCCCATGTCCTGGTCCTGACGACGTACGACACGGACGCGGACATCACCCGCGCCATCGAGGCGGGGGCCACGGGCTACCTCCTGAAGGCCGAACGCCCCGAGGAGCTCTTCGCCGCGATCCACGCCGCCGCGCAGGGCCGCACCACGCTCTCCCCGCCGGTCGCGTCCCGCGTGATGGCCCGCATGCGCAAGCCGCTGCCCACCCTCACCGACCGCGAGCTCGACATCCTCGCGCAGCTCTCCCAGGGCCTCGGCAACCGCGATATCGCCCGCGCGCTGTTCATCAGCGAGGCCACGGTGAAAACGCATCTGGGCCGGATCTACGACAAGCTCGGGGTGGATACGAGGGCGGGCGCGGTGGCGGTGGCGAAGGAGCAGCGGCTGCTGCCGTGA
- a CDS encoding pentapeptide repeat-containing protein, with product MGQRDRQRDAAGVKKARRPEVRLPGLRAFGEGELEPDGDYDGVEFRGLDLAGQDGGGALFLDCAVTGCGVTETRLSRARFVDSVLTELRGVGTELAEASLRDVEVVDARLGGVQLHGSVLERVVVRGGKIDYLNLRKARLKDVVFEGCVLVEPDFGQAALERVEFVGCVLKGADFSGARLKDVDLRSAAEVDILRGLDCLAGAVISTAQLMDLAPAFAAQAGVRVD from the coding sequence ATGGGACAGAGGGATCGGCAGAGGGATGCGGCAGGGGTGAAGAAGGCTCGGCGGCCGGAGGTGCGGCTGCCTGGGCTGCGGGCGTTCGGCGAGGGCGAGTTGGAGCCCGACGGGGACTATGACGGGGTGGAGTTCAGGGGCCTCGACCTCGCGGGGCAGGACGGCGGGGGAGCGCTGTTCCTGGACTGTGCGGTGACGGGCTGCGGGGTGACGGAGACACGGCTGAGCAGGGCGCGCTTCGTGGACTCCGTGCTGACGGAGCTGCGGGGCGTCGGCACCGAGCTGGCGGAGGCTTCGCTGCGGGACGTGGAGGTGGTGGACGCGCGGCTCGGGGGTGTTCAGCTGCATGGGAGTGTGCTGGAGCGGGTGGTCGTGCGGGGCGGGAAGATCGACTATCTGAACCTGCGGAAGGCGCGGTTGAAGGACGTCGTCTTCGAGGGCTGCGTGCTGGTGGAGCCGGACTTCGGGCAGGCGGCGCTGGAGCGGGTGGAGTTCGTGGGCTGCGTGCTGAAGGGGGCGGATTTCAGCGGGGCCCGATTGAAGGACGTCGACCTGCGGTCGGCTGCCGAGGTGGACATTCTGCGGGGTCTTGACTGCTTGGCGGGGGCGGTGATCAGTACGGCACAGCTGATGGACTTGGCACCGGCGTTCGCTGCGCAGGCGGGGGTACGGGTGGACTAG
- a CDS encoding NAD(P)-binding protein, whose protein sequence is MIGGGFAGLTAAISAAEAGARVTVHEAHHTLGGRARTAEGAYRTNEGPHALYNGGPHWTWLKQRDLIGPLAPIPPLEGTRLRLHHQGRLRRTPPLAMLRLLRRKPEQAPVDTDFMTWATGEVGEEGARAAAHYIAVATFHHDPGSLSARFVQERLRRATKLPPEAHYPCGGWGSVIDRMATLAWNLGVRVETLSRVDSLASLPAAGPVVVATSLPAARALLQDDSLRWDSGRTTLVDVALSSRKGDPFAISDLDRTGWIERFTTQDRSLAPAGQELIQGQIPLSPEESKADGVARADHLLDLGFPGWRDRLVWRRDAVSNGRTGAVDLPGTTWRDRPAIDRGNGVYLAGDQVAAPGLLSEVSFNSALEAVTLALTHTRLDLKSA, encoded by the coding sequence ATCATCGGCGGCGGCTTCGCCGGCCTGACCGCTGCCATCAGCGCCGCGGAAGCCGGCGCCCGGGTGACCGTCCACGAGGCCCACCACACCCTCGGCGGCCGAGCCCGCACCGCCGAAGGCGCGTACCGCACGAACGAAGGCCCGCACGCCCTCTACAACGGCGGCCCCCACTGGACCTGGCTCAAGCAGCGCGACCTCATCGGCCCCCTCGCCCCCATCCCGCCCCTCGAAGGCACCCGGCTCCGCCTCCACCACCAGGGCAGGCTCCGCCGCACCCCACCCCTCGCGATGCTGAGGCTCCTGCGCCGCAAGCCCGAACAGGCGCCCGTGGACACGGACTTCATGACCTGGGCCACCGGCGAGGTCGGCGAGGAAGGCGCACGCGCCGCCGCGCACTACATCGCCGTGGCGACGTTCCACCACGACCCCGGCTCCCTCTCCGCCAGGTTCGTCCAGGAGCGCCTGCGCCGCGCCACGAAGCTGCCCCCGGAGGCGCACTACCCGTGCGGCGGCTGGGGCTCGGTCATCGACCGCATGGCGACCCTCGCCTGGAACCTCGGCGTACGCGTGGAGACGCTGTCCCGCGTCGACTCCCTCGCCTCGCTCCCCGCCGCAGGCCCGGTCGTCGTCGCCACCTCCCTCCCCGCGGCCCGCGCACTCCTCCAGGACGACAGCCTCCGTTGGGACAGCGGCCGCACCACCCTCGTCGACGTGGCCCTGAGCTCCCGCAAGGGCGACCCCTTCGCGATCTCCGACCTGGACAGGACCGGCTGGATCGAGCGGTTCACCACCCAGGACCGCAGCCTCGCCCCCGCGGGGCAGGAGCTCATCCAGGGTCAGATCCCGCTCTCCCCCGAGGAGTCCAAGGCGGACGGCGTGGCCCGCGCCGACCACCTGCTCGACCTCGGCTTCCCCGGCTGGCGCGACCGCCTGGTCTGGCGCCGCGACGCCGTGTCCAACGGCCGCACCGGCGCGGTGGACCTGCCGGGCACCACCTGGCGCGACCGCCCGGCGATCGACCGCGGCAACGGCGTCTACCTGGCCGGCGACCAGGTCGCGGCCCCCGGTCTGCTCTCCGAGGTGTCCTTCAACAGCGCCCTCGAAGCGGTGACGCTCGCCCTGACCCACACAAGGCTTGACCTCAAGTCAGCTTGA
- a CDS encoding zinc-binding dehydrogenase encodes MHAIRLHTFGPAEHLTYEETPDPAPAPGQVRIAVTAAGVHLLDTAIRAGVKGPLPELPELPTIPGREVAGTVDALGEGVDGSWLGKRVVAHIGFAPGGYAELVVTEASRLHEIPGSLDDAEAVALIGTGRTTMGILQFTELTPDSVAVVPAAAGGIGTLLVQYAKHAGATVIGLAGGPEKTARVAANGADLAVDYKNPEWPDEVRAYLAKLGGSGVPGATVVFDGVGGEAGLAAVDLLAPGGAHVVFGWSGEGLRDGAPLTFTDEQLAARGITQLNVLGPEMMRRASSDNPIRTLELAALAEAEKGHFTPAVQRYPLAEAAAAHADLENRRTTGKVVLIP; translated from the coding sequence ATGCACGCCATCCGCCTGCACACCTTCGGCCCGGCCGAGCACCTCACGTACGAGGAGACCCCGGACCCCGCACCGGCCCCCGGCCAGGTCCGCATCGCGGTGACCGCGGCGGGCGTGCATCTCCTGGACACCGCGATCCGCGCGGGAGTCAAGGGCCCGCTCCCCGAACTCCCCGAGCTGCCCACGATCCCGGGCCGCGAGGTGGCCGGCACGGTCGACGCCCTCGGCGAAGGAGTCGACGGAAGCTGGCTCGGCAAGCGCGTGGTCGCCCACATCGGCTTCGCCCCCGGAGGCTACGCCGAGCTCGTCGTCACGGAGGCCTCCCGTCTGCACGAGATTCCCGGAAGCCTGGACGACGCGGAGGCCGTGGCCCTGATCGGCACGGGCCGTACGACGATGGGAATCCTGCAGTTCACCGAGCTGACCCCCGACTCCGTGGCCGTCGTCCCCGCGGCGGCCGGCGGCATCGGCACGCTCCTGGTCCAGTACGCCAAGCACGCGGGCGCCACGGTGATCGGCCTGGCCGGCGGCCCGGAGAAGACGGCCCGGGTCGCGGCGAACGGCGCGGACCTCGCCGTCGACTACAAGAACCCGGAATGGCCGGACGAGGTCCGCGCGTACCTGGCGAAGCTCGGCGGCAGCGGCGTGCCGGGCGCCACCGTGGTCTTCGACGGAGTGGGCGGCGAGGCGGGCCTGGCCGCCGTGGACCTCCTCGCCCCCGGCGGCGCGCACGTCGTCTTCGGCTGGTCGGGCGAGGGCCTGCGCGACGGCGCGCCCCTCACCTTCACCGACGAGCAGCTCGCGGCCCGCGGCATCACCCAACTCAACGTCCTGGGCCCGGAGATGATGCGCAGGGCGAGCAGCGACAACCCGATCCGCACCCTGGAGCTCGCGGCGCTCGCCGAAGCGGAGAAGGGCCACTTCACCCCGGCGGTCCAGCGCTACCCTCTGGCGGAGGCGGCAGCGGCCCACGCGGACCTGGAGAACCGCCGCACCACGGGCAAGGTGGTACTGATCCCCTGA
- a CDS encoding GNAT family N-acetyltransferase — protein MIRHATPADVPVIHAMVRDLAEYEKALDEARATEEQLREALFGERPAAFAHIAEDDATGETVGFSLWFLNFSTWRGVHGIYLEDLYVRPEARGGGHGKALLTELARICVERGYERLEWSVLDWNEPSINFYKSLGALPQDEWTVYRLTDGALAGLGGA, from the coding sequence ATGATTCGTCACGCCACGCCTGCCGACGTCCCCGTCATCCACGCCATGGTCCGCGACCTCGCCGAGTACGAGAAGGCTCTCGACGAGGCCAGGGCCACCGAGGAGCAGCTGCGCGAAGCGCTCTTCGGCGAGCGGCCCGCCGCGTTCGCGCACATCGCCGAGGACGACGCGACGGGGGAGACCGTCGGGTTCTCCCTGTGGTTCCTGAACTTCTCCACGTGGCGCGGTGTGCACGGGATCTACCTGGAGGACCTGTACGTACGGCCCGAGGCGCGCGGCGGCGGGCACGGCAAGGCACTGCTGACCGAGCTCGCGCGGATCTGTGTGGAGCGGGGTTACGAGCGCCTTGAGTGGTCCGTGCTCGACTGGAACGAGCCGTCGATCAACTTCTACAAGTCGCTCGGCGCGCTGCCGCAGGACGAGTGGACCGTGTATCGGCTGACGGATGGGGCGTTGGCCGGGCTGGGGGGTGCCTGA
- a CDS encoding aminoglycoside phosphotransferase family protein has product MRRITHAGSVADVIDIRIPDELIESQYEYAGEPGRAFIAALPARVAEFVERWDLRVDGPSMHGMAALVLPVVRRDGTPAAVKFQLLDEETEGEPVGLRVWDGDGAVRLLDHDDRTGTMLLERLDSGRMLSTMEDTHKAVIVIAELLARLTSVPAPEGMRRLADIAGEMLDDLPEALKEIPDPVQRSIVERCGGALREVVGEPGDRLLHWDLHFENVLAAEREPWLAIDPKPLAGDPGFDLWPALNNRFDPDDVLWRFDAMSEVLGLDRERARAWTLARVLQNALWEIEDEREPDGEDLEVARRLLGW; this is encoded by the coding sequence ATGCGGCGAATCACCCACGCGGGTAGCGTCGCGGACGTGATCGACATTCGCATTCCGGACGAGCTGATCGAGTCGCAGTACGAGTACGCGGGGGAGCCAGGGCGTGCCTTCATCGCGGCGCTGCCCGCGCGCGTGGCGGAGTTCGTCGAGCGGTGGGACCTGAGGGTCGACGGGCCATCGATGCACGGCATGGCCGCGCTCGTGCTGCCCGTGGTGCGGCGGGACGGCACCCCTGCCGCGGTCAAGTTCCAGCTCCTCGACGAGGAGACCGAGGGAGAGCCGGTCGGGCTCCGGGTGTGGGACGGCGACGGGGCGGTGCGGCTGCTCGACCACGACGACCGCACGGGCACGATGCTGCTCGAACGCCTCGACTCCGGGCGGATGTTGTCGACGATGGAGGACACACACAAGGCGGTGATCGTCATCGCCGAGCTGCTCGCCCGGCTCACCTCGGTGCCCGCGCCCGAGGGGATGCGGCGGCTCGCGGACATCGCGGGGGAGATGCTCGATGACCTGCCCGAGGCCCTGAAGGAGATCCCCGACCCCGTCCAGCGTTCGATCGTGGAGCGGTGCGGGGGCGCGCTGCGCGAGGTCGTGGGGGAGCCCGGTGACCGGCTGCTGCACTGGGACCTGCACTTCGAGAACGTCCTTGCGGCCGAGCGCGAGCCGTGGCTCGCCATCGACCCGAAGCCGCTGGCCGGGGACCCCGGGTTCGACCTCTGGCCCGCGCTCAACAACCGCTTCGACCCGGACGACGTGCTGTGGCGGTTCGACGCGATGAGCGAGGTGCTGGGGTTGGACAGGGAGCGGGCGCGCGCCTGGACGTTGGCCCGGGTGCTGCAGAACGCGCTGTGGGAGATCGAGGACGAGCGGGAGCCTGACGGGGAGGACCTGGAGGTCGCGCGGCGGCTGCTCGGGTGGTGA
- a CDS encoding DsbA family protein: MAVRKAGRIVAAVAATAFVAGGAAACGPEDLTGRGDDKGSASESASPGGPEAKQPPAGTDALAKTPATVKGGVITVGDPKAAHTVKLYEDARCPICKKFEETGAQALVKPVADGKVKVEYTIASFLDKNLGGSGSVNAANALRASVEAGKFPQFHAAVFANQPESETEDAYTPAFLLKIADQVDGLRGAEFDKAVKKGTYKKWVGEAMQSFTDDGMQGTPTVVIDGKKADSNSLFDQDTFAKELKASGI; the protein is encoded by the coding sequence ATGGCCGTACGCAAGGCCGGGCGCATCGTCGCCGCGGTGGCCGCCACCGCATTCGTCGCCGGGGGCGCTGCCGCCTGCGGCCCCGAGGACCTCACGGGCCGGGGTGACGACAAGGGGTCGGCTTCGGAGTCCGCGTCCCCCGGTGGCCCCGAGGCGAAGCAGCCGCCGGCCGGTACCGACGCGCTCGCGAAGACGCCCGCCACCGTGAAGGGCGGGGTGATCACGGTCGGCGACCCGAAGGCCGCGCACACGGTCAAGCTGTACGAGGACGCGCGCTGCCCGATCTGCAAGAAGTTCGAGGAGACGGGCGCGCAGGCGCTGGTGAAGCCGGTGGCCGACGGCAAGGTGAAGGTCGAGTACACGATCGCCTCGTTCCTCGACAAGAACCTCGGCGGCAGCGGCTCGGTGAACGCGGCGAACGCGCTGCGGGCCTCGGTGGAGGCGGGCAAGTTCCCGCAGTTCCACGCCGCGGTCTTCGCCAACCAGCCCGAGAGCGAGACCGAGGACGCCTACACGCCCGCCTTCCTGCTGAAGATCGCCGACCAGGTGGACGGGCTGCGGGGCGCCGAGTTCGACAAGGCCGTGAAGAAGGGGACGTACAAGAAGTGGGTCGGTGAGGCCATGCAGTCCTTCACCGACGACGGCATGCAGGGCACGCCGACCGTCGTCATCGACGGCAAGAAGGCGGACAGCAACTCCCTGTTCGACCAGGACACGTTCGCCAAGGAGCTGAAGGCCTCCGGGATTTAA
- a CDS encoding NAD(P)/FAD-dependent oxidoreductase produces MSSTINGGISFWYADNGTPAPREPLPGDESADVCIVGGGYTGLWTAYYLKKAAPFLRITVLEQKFCGYGASGRNGGWLYNGVAGRDRYARLHGREAAVRLQEAMNETVGEVIRAATEEQIDADIHHGGVLEVAYTPAQLARLKEFHATELAYGEKERALHGARETADRIRVAGAVGSTWTPHGARLHPVKLVKGLAAAVEALGVTIHESTPVTEIKPKHAITPYGTVRAPYILRCTEGFTASLKGQRRTWLPMNSSMIATAPLTDAQWESIGWEGRETLGDMAHAYMYAQRTADGRIALGGRGVPYRYGSKTDNDGRTQPATIEALHEILTRFFPQLAGVKVAHAWSGVLGVPRDWCATVTLDRATGLGWAGGYVGSGVATANLAARTLRDLVQQDSGQAGATDLTTLPWVNHKVRKWEPEPFRWIGVQGMYATYRSADRHELTTPTATAPRLARIADRLSGRH; encoded by the coding sequence ATGAGCAGCACGATCAACGGCGGCATCTCGTTCTGGTACGCGGACAACGGCACCCCGGCTCCCCGTGAACCCCTGCCGGGCGACGAGAGTGCCGACGTCTGCATTGTCGGCGGCGGCTACACGGGCCTGTGGACCGCGTACTACCTGAAGAAGGCCGCCCCCTTCCTCCGCATCACCGTCCTGGAGCAGAAGTTCTGCGGCTACGGAGCCTCCGGCCGCAACGGCGGCTGGCTCTACAACGGCGTCGCGGGCCGCGACCGCTACGCCCGCCTGCACGGCAGGGAGGCGGCAGTACGCCTCCAGGAAGCAATGAACGAAACGGTCGGCGAAGTAATCCGCGCCGCCACCGAAGAACAGATCGACGCGGACATCCACCACGGCGGCGTACTCGAAGTGGCCTACACCCCGGCCCAGTTGGCACGCCTGAAGGAATTCCACGCCACGGAACTCGCGTACGGCGAGAAAGAACGCGCCCTGCACGGCGCACGCGAGACAGCGGACCGCATCCGCGTCGCCGGCGCCGTCGGCTCCACCTGGACCCCGCACGGCGCGCGCCTGCACCCGGTGAAGCTGGTGAAGGGCCTCGCGGCGGCCGTCGAAGCACTCGGCGTCACGATCCACGAGTCGACGCCGGTCACGGAGATCAAGCCCAAGCACGCCATCACCCCGTACGGCACGGTCCGCGCCCCATACATCCTGCGCTGCACGGAGGGCTTCACGGCGTCCCTCAAGGGCCAACGCCGCACGTGGCTCCCCATGAACTCCTCGATGATCGCCACGGCCCCCCTCACCGACGCCCAATGGGAGTCGATCGGCTGGGAAGGCCGCGAAACGCTCGGCGACATGGCACACGCGTACATGTACGCCCAACGCACCGCCGACGGCCGCATCGCACTCGGCGGCAGAGGCGTCCCGTACCGCTACGGCTCAAAAACGGACAACGACGGCCGCACCCAGCCGGCCACGATCGAGGCCCTGCACGAGATCCTCACCCGCTTCTTCCCGCAACTGGCCGGAGTGAAGGTGGCCCACGCCTGGTCCGGCGTGCTCGGCGTCCCCCGCGACTGGTGCGCCACAGTCACCCTGGACCGCGCGACGGGCCTCGGCTGGGCGGGCGGCTACGTCGGCTCGGGCGTCGCCACCGCCAACCTCGCGGCCCGCACCCTGCGCGACCTGGTCCAGCAGGACTCGGGCCAGGCAGGCGCCACGGACCTCACGACGCTCCCCTGGGTCAACCACAAAGTCCGCAAGTGGGAGCCGGAGCCGTTCCGCTGGATCGGCGTCCAGGGCATGTACGCGACGTACCGCAGCGCGGACCGCCACGAACTGACCACCCCGACCGCCACGGCCCCCCGCCTGGCCCGCATCGCGGACCGCCTGTCGGGGCGCCACTGA
- a CDS encoding helix-turn-helix transcriptional regulator, with translation MHAEPEINAFLKARRAALDPAEFGLPSGGTRRRVRGLRREEAARLTGISVEYYTRIEQGRGGNVSPEVLDGLARGLRLTAAEHEYLRNVAYRAAHSGVARRQVREEPQVVRPGLRVVLDSMEGVAALVYGRAMDVLAWNGPGGKLGCDFAQLPPEERNIAKQMFLHPDAEAAHPEAAQIRREIVAVLRAEAGRTPDGERLCVVIGELRERSPEFARLWESQEVEEKGHGIKRVRHPEHGLMELHFQALRLPPPDEELTLLLYAAELGSSSHAALLALSGGARPLADAGGPGR, from the coding sequence ATGCATGCCGAGCCGGAGATCAACGCGTTCTTGAAGGCCCGCAGGGCAGCCCTGGACCCGGCCGAGTTCGGCCTGCCGTCCGGCGGGACGCGGCGAAGGGTGCGCGGGCTGCGCCGTGAGGAGGCCGCCCGCCTCACGGGGATCAGCGTGGAGTACTACACGCGCATCGAGCAGGGCCGTGGCGGAAACGTCTCGCCGGAGGTCCTTGACGGCCTCGCCCGTGGGCTGCGGCTGACCGCTGCCGAGCACGAGTACCTGCGGAACGTGGCGTACCGGGCGGCGCACAGCGGGGTCGCGCGGCGGCAGGTGCGGGAAGAGCCGCAGGTCGTACGGCCCGGTCTGCGGGTCGTGCTCGACTCGATGGAGGGTGTCGCGGCCCTGGTCTACGGCCGGGCCATGGACGTTCTGGCGTGGAACGGTCCCGGCGGGAAGCTGGGGTGCGACTTTGCGCAACTGCCCCCGGAGGAGCGCAACATCGCCAAGCAGATGTTCCTGCACCCGGACGCGGAGGCCGCGCACCCGGAGGCGGCGCAGATCCGCCGCGAGATCGTCGCCGTGCTGCGTGCCGAGGCCGGCCGCACTCCGGATGGCGAGCGGCTGTGCGTGGTGATCGGTGAACTCCGCGAGCGCAGCCCGGAGTTCGCACGGCTGTGGGAGTCGCAGGAGGTCGAGGAGAAGGGGCACGGTATCAAGCGCGTCCGGCATCCGGAGCACGGGCTGATGGAACTGCACTTCCAGGCGCTGCGACTGCCGCCGCCCGACGAGGAGCTGACGCTGCTGCTGTACGCGGCCGAGCTGGGCTCGTCGTCCCATGCGGCTCTGCTGGCGCTGTCGGGCGGGGCCCGGCCCCTTGCGGATGCCGGTGGGCCGGGTCGCTGA